One region of Triticum aestivum cultivar Chinese Spring chromosome 6B, IWGSC CS RefSeq v2.1, whole genome shotgun sequence genomic DNA includes:
- the LOC123137478 gene encoding translation initiation factor IF-2 produces the protein MVPAQGPKALQPWPGAKAQEPGGPGRPVRRGPAGQGPGRGARNQPKGFPSTGGRCRRRHHRAEGSRCSRPGATKRGGRSELERRGAKRGNEWPERGAASSQTISGRSDEESRRGRRSRARGGRRRRAPRRAGRSQVRPTRQPQERRRRPPNLRKAAPWARGGRALVGRFCGRRREPEAEPPLREAEPAAALVGAARTGARGGRGMPGRSATGEASSSSARSAYRNLGCTAGQGGGAQRGRAPAGSPASPELTVKAQEYPHILVTAGLNDPCVMYSEPAKFVAKLRELKRDDNLLLFKCEVGAGHNSKSGRFEKLREDAFSYTFLLKALGMTNTA, from the exons ATGGTGCCGGCCCAAGGACCGAAGGCCCTTCAACCCTGGCCGGGCGCGAAGGCCCAAGAGCCTGGCGGGCCAGGCAGGCCCGTGCGTCGCGGCCCAGCAGGGCAAGGCCCAGGGCGGGGGGCGCGGAACCAGCCTAAGGGTTTCCCCTCCACAGGcggtcgctgccgccgccgccaccaccgagcCGAGGGGAGCCGCTGCAGCCGGCCAGGGGCGACGAAGCGCGGAGGAAGGTCGGAGCTGGAGCGCAGAGGAGCCAAACGCGGCAATGAATGGCCGGAACGGGGAGCGGCGAGCAGCCAAACCATCAGCGGCCGGAGCGATGAGGAGAGCCGGAGAGGACGCCGGAGCAGGGCAAGGGGAGGTCGCCGGAGAAGAGCGCCACGACGAGCGGGCCGTTCCCAGGTCAGACCGACCCGCCAAccccaggagcggcgccggcggcCACCCAACCTCCGCAAGGCAGCGCCTTGGGCCCGAGGCGGACGAGCTCTCGTCGGCCGGTTCTGCGGCCGCCGTCGCGAGCCGGAGGCAGAACCTCCACTACGGGAGGCTGAGCCAGCGGCCGCGCTGGTCGGCGCCGCGAGAACAGGGGCACGGGGAGGGAGAGGGATGCCGGGGCGGTCGGCGACCGGGGAAGCTTCGTCGTCCTCTGCGAGGTCCGCCTATAGGAACCTTGGCTGCACCGCAGGGCAAGGCGGGGGAGCGCAACGCGGGCGAGCCCCGGCCGGCTCCCCCGCGTCGCCAGAGCTCACG GTGAAAGCACAAGAGTATCCCCACATTCTCGTCACGGCCGGCTTAAACG ATCCTTGCGTGATGTACTCCGAACCTGCCAAGTTTGTGGCTAAGCTGAGGGAATTGAAAAGGGATGACAACCTTCTGCTATTCAAGTGTGAAGTAGGTGCCGGACACAACTCAAAGTCTGGAAG GTTCGAGAAATTGCGGGAGGACGCCTTTTCTTACACGTTTCTCCTCAAGGCACTGGGCATGACAAATACGGCTTGA
- the LOC123137479 gene encoding protease 2 — protein sequence MPGRSATGEASSSSARSAYRNLGCTAGQGGGAQRGRAPAGSPASPELTVKAQEYPHILVTAGLNDPCVMYSEPAKFVAKLRELKRDDNLLLFKCEVGAGHNSKSGRFEKLREDAFSYTFLLKALGMTNTA from the exons ATGCCGGGGCGGTCGGCGACCGGGGAAGCTTCGTCGTCCTCTGCGAGGTCCGCCTATAGGAACCTTGGCTGCACCGCAGGGCAAGGCGGGGGAGCGCAACGCGGGCGAGCCCCGGCCGGCTCCCCCGCGTCGCCAGAGCTCACG GTGAAAGCACAAGAGTATCCCCACATTCTCGTCACGGCCGGCTTAAACG ATCCTTGCGTGATGTACTCCGAACCTGCCAAGTTTGTGGCTAAGCTGAGGGAATTGAAAAGGGATGACAACCTTCTGCTATTCAAGTGTGAAGTAGGTGCCGGACACAACTCAAAGTCTGGAAG GTTCGAGAAATTGCGGGAGGACGCCTTTTCTTACACGTTTCTCCTCAAGGCACTGGGCATGACAAATACGGCTTGA